In one Magallana gigas chromosome 7, xbMagGiga1.1, whole genome shotgun sequence genomic region, the following are encoded:
- the LOC105348494 gene encoding small ribosomal subunit protein eS12, with amino-acid sequence MSDAEGDDVPVVSGGSMDVFTAVQEVLKTALIHDGLAKGLHECAKALDKRQAHLCILANNCDEPMYVKLVEALCAEHGINLMKVDDNKKLGEWAGLCKIDKEGKARKVVGCSCVVVKDYGKESQALDVLNDYFRSKK; translated from the exons ATGTCGGATGCGGAAGG AGATGATGTTCCCGTTGTATCGGGAGGATCTATGGATGTTTTCACAGCAGTCCAAGAAGTTCTGAAGACAGCTTTGATTCACGATGGTCTAGCTAAAGGACTTCACGAATGTGCAAAAGCCCTTGACAA gcgTCAAGCTCATTTGTGCATTCTTGCCAACAACTGTGACGAACCAATGTACGTCAAACTGGTAGAAGCTCTCTGTGCTGAACATGGAATTAACCTTATGAAG GTTGATGACAACAAGAAACTAGGAGAGTGGGCTGGTCTGTGCAAAATTGACAAGGAAGGCAAAGCCAGAAAAGTTGTAGGATGCAGCTGTGTTGTTGTCAAA gATTACGGAAAGGAGTCTCAGGCCCTGGATGTTCTCAATGACTACTTCAGGTCCAAGAAATAA
- the LOC105348495 gene encoding uncharacterized protein, giving the protein MCLSLCFGVFITLSLVFHLGELALNTLFLAEIYRESSLTWFTIIAGLLGLPLVTIQFVSILLILQKKNGDKTKSGKTLPVLLHIFQLGFVWRHLKILFESDIKTKKHALADLSLLRLFYTFSASLPVLAIQGFMIITTNSSLIVQCAAGINLLSISWGLASFRRQYDSNEFENVVLTWPGTLFRLLWRIGEITARVLSLGIFASLYFSWIFLVICLHWITMMCCVCSSVLENVNVVGMNKGHKLIMSGLVSYIYIFCHVNMSVEKSKFHYITFYTIMFLENSLLTVIWFFTAKDTNNFKVHVIVFITGLAFVISVISMLVYYRFFHIPSMKISLYGKDKICVQDGCINCKLSLCAKHSHLLQRPFSAGWVSQYQKALHDGNYYKNLLQDSFIDSMSEWETCSSTTASSKHSKNTTSTGRKSKKVPIQLSGTYSHRHFVDADIVENVCCDSDTDASTTETHRMSSSEDSIISELSIQFPPQGMGVSDKKKLLTENWDNLMQVDNPAFEKSNSVHPLFAFRPISAQSLEEWYSDGYSTDHTSDYQLPVTVLAKNNRNSMSIASSDCTDCTVCKYMKAFNARRRYPKAPSSIVSRHERIEEESEEKLHALDKLETPRSGAWYNCSESGDSAFPQENFSSSNLDTTLSEEEEEGVFETGAEIII; this is encoded by the coding sequence atgtgtttatcCTTGTGCTTTGGAGTGTTTATAACACTTTCCCTAGTGTTTCATCTGGGAGAGTTAGCCCTTAATACACTGTTCCTAGCAGAGATTTATCGGGAGAGTTCTCTGACATGGTTCACAATCATTGCCGGACTCCTAGGGTTACCGCTGGTTACCATTCAGTTTGTGTCCATCTTACTGATTCTTCAGAAAAAGAATGGGGATAAGACTAAATCTGGCAAAACTCTGCCAGTTTTATTACACATCTTCCAACTTGGATTTGTGTGGAGACATCTAAAAATTCTGTTTGAATCTGATATTAAAACCAAGAAGCATGCCCTTGCAGACTTATCACTTCTTCGTTTGTTTTACACCTTTTCAGCCAGTCTTCCGGTTCTGGCCATACAAGGCTTTATGATAATTACAACAAACAGTTCATTGATTGTTCAATGTGCAGCCGGTATCAATTTACTCTCCATTTCTTGGGGTCTTGCGAGTTTCAGGAGACAATATGATTCCAATGAATTTGAGAATGTGGTCCTTACATGGCCAGGAACTCTGTTTCGTCTTCTTTGGAGGATCGGGGAAATTACCGCGCGGGTTCTTTCCCTGGGAATTTTTGCCAGCCTGTATTTCTCCTGGATATTCCTAGTGATATGTCTCCATTGGATAACTATGATGTGCTGTGTGTGTTCATCAGTCCTGGAAAATGTTAATGTGGTGGGCATGAACAAGGGACATAAGCTCATCATGAGTGGACTCGTGTCCTACATTTACATCTTCTGCCATGTGAACATGAGTGTTGAAAAGTCCAAGTTCcattacattacattttatacCATCATGTTCTTAGAAAACAGCTTATTGACTGTAATTTGGTTTTTCACAGCAAAAGACACAAATAACTTCAAAGTGCATGTCATCGTTTTCATCACTGGACTTGCTTTTGTCATATCAGTTATTTCCATGTTGGTGTATTATCGATTCTTCCACATTCCATCTATGAAGATTTCACTTTATGGAAAAGACAAAATATGTGTTCAAGATGGCTGTATAAACTGTAAACTCAGTCTATGTGCAAAGCACAGTCATCTCCTCCAGAGACCTTTCAGTGCAGGATGGGTCAGCCAATACCAAAAAGCTCTCCATGATGGCAACTATTACAAAAATCTCTTACAAGACTCATTTATTGACTCAATGTCTGAATGGGAGACATGTTCCTCAACCACAGCATCGTCTAAACATTCCAAGAACACAACTTCAACTGGGCGAAAGAGCAAAAAAGTTCCTATCCAGTTGTCAGGCACATACAGCCATAGACACTTTGTGGATGCGGATATTGTGGAGAACGTGTGTTGTGATTCTGATACGGATGCCTCTACCACAGAAACCCATCGGATGTCATCTAGTGAGGACTCAATCATCAGTGAGCTCTCCATTCAGTTTCCTCCGCAGGGAATGGGGGTGTCAGACAAGAAGAAGCTATTGACCGAAAACTGGGACAACCTTATGCAAGTGGATAATCCTGCTTTTGAGAAAAGCAATTCGGTGCACCCTCTATTTGCATTTCGCCCAATATCCGCCCAGAGCTTAGAAGAATGGTACTCCGATGGCTACAGTACAGACCACACGTCTGACTACCAACTACCAGTTACAGTGTTGGCCAAAAACAACCGCAATTCCATGTCCATAGCCAGTTCCGACTGCACGGACTGTACAGTGTGTAAATATATGAAAGCATTCAATGCTAGGCGAAGATATCCCAAAGCACCAAGTTCCATAGTTTCAAGACATGAGAGAATAGAAGAGGAAAGTGAAGAGAAGTTGCATGCTCTGGACAAACTAGAGACCCCCAGGAGTGGGGCCTGGTATAACTGCAGTGAGTCCGGGGACAGTGCTTTCCCTCAGGAAAACTTCAGCTCCAGTAACCTGGACACAACATTAtctgaggaggaggaggagggggTGTTTGAGACGGGGGCAGAAATCATCatctaa